A genomic window from Purpureocillium takamizusanense chromosome 2, complete sequence includes:
- a CDS encoding uncharacterized protein (EggNog:ENOG503P0G5~COG:Q), translating into MANTSELSKERLFDVEGRTALITGGGSGIGLMIAQALANGAKVYICGRSKDKLDRTSQTHGKDAKGEIIPLQADITTKKDIASLYDEMKSREEHIGILVNNGGISGETFPVTENKTAEDWKKALVDNEKATFDDWVDVYRTNVAATYFTTIAMLPLLQASTERNPGWSATVINVTSISGQVKTSQHHFSYNASKAAAAHLTRMLASDIAATGLKIRVNAIAPGVFPSEMTTNGKKEKFEGKVPADRPGKDEDMATAALFASVNQYLNGQTITVDGGYTLAAGL; encoded by the exons ATGGCAAACACGAGCGAGCTTTCCAAGGAGAGGCTCTTCGACGTTGAGGGCAGGACTGCCCTTATCACCG GAGGCGGCTCCGGAATCGGCCTGATGATAGCTCAAGCTCTAGCGAACGGAGCGAAAGTGTACATCTGCGGTCGCTCCAAAGACAAGTTGGATCGCACGTCCCAAACGCACGGCAAAGACGCGAAAGGCGAAATCATACCTCTACAGGCTGACATCACCACAAAAAAAGACATCGCCTCTCTTTACGACGAAATGAAGTCGCGGGAAGAGCACATTggcatcctcgtcaacaACGGCGGCATCAGCGGAGAGACATTTCCCGTGACGGAGAACAAGACCGCTGAAGACTGGAAGAAGGCACTCGTCGACAACGAAAAGGCAACTTTCGACGACTGGGTCGACGTCTACCGCACCAACGTGGCAGCAACATACTTCACCACCATtgcgatgctgccgctgctccagGCCAGCACGGAACGCAACCCCGGCTGGTCGGCCACCGTCATCAATGTCACCTCCATTTCGGGGCAAGTGAAGACATCGCAGCATCATTTCAGCTACAACGCCTCCAAGGCCGCAGCGGCTCACCTCACACGAATGCTGGCTTCCGATATTGCGGCGACTGGACTCAAGATTCGGGTCAACGCGATCGCACCAGGCGTGTTTCCCAGCGAGATGACTACCAATGGGA AGAAGGAAAAGTTTGAAGGCAAGGTACCAGCCGACCGTCCTGGAAAGGACGAAGacatggccacggccgccttgTTCGCTTCAGTCAACCAGTACCTGAACGGACAGACCATTACTGTCGATGGAGGATACACTCTTGCAGCGGGCTTGTAA
- a CDS encoding uncharacterized protein (EggNog:ENOG503PWWD) yields MSKRLGPIIAAAGAAAVGVGIYRSRKAGTGEGQDGPSRNQAQTKRDLELQGAGVGGNMMTGGTELSPDRPDRNPERRTGTTAPPSELPSGGVGGGEGAGGAGARRVQLPTSGKSQDATGKNKNVSDTMDDLEKSLPFRGSSSSEERPGVLGTIQGALGHGGKKAADKPEDSVIRNTRDISKMGSEVPSKKRAPKSLE; encoded by the exons ATGTCTAAACGATTGGGCCCAAtcatcgccgctgctggtgccgccgcagtAGGCGTCGGCATCTATCGGAGCAGGAAAGCAGGCACTGGCGAAGGCCAAGATGGCCCATCCAGAAACCAAGCACAAACCAAGCGCGACCTTGAATTACAAGGCGCTGGTGTGGGGGGCAACATGATGACCGGTGGCACTGAGCTGTCTCCGGACCGCCCTGATAGAAACCCTGAGCGAAGAACAGGAACAACGGCGCCACCTTCAGAGCTCCCATCTGGAGGTGTCGGAGGAGGTGAGGGTGCTGGGGGAGCTGGTGCTCGAAGGGTGCAGCTGCCCACGTCGGGCAAGTCACAAGACGCGACTGGAAAGAACAAA AACGTGTCTGATACCATGGACGACCTAGAGAAAAGCCTACCATTCCGCGGGTCTTCATCTTCCGAGGAACGCCCCGGCGTCTTGGGAACCATACAAGGGGCtcttggccacggcgggaAGAAGGCAGCCGACAAGCCGGAGGACTCAGTTATTCGCAATACCAGAGACATAAGCAAGATGGGAAGCGAGGTGCCTTCCAAAAAGAGGGCCCCGAAGTCTTTAGAGTAG
- a CDS encoding uncharacterized protein (SECRETED:SignalP(1-24~SECRETED:cutsite=IEG-AT~SECRETED:prob=0.8684)~CAZy:CE1~EggNog:ENOG503NZNX~COG:Q), protein MTFAVALGLRALALFLGLVGVIEGATVQRRASPGCPKPHNFVGQTREFSFDSSGGTRTYRIHLPSSYKVGSPMPLLIAYHGSGNNPTKFERETRFSDESINPGMITVYPAGVNKNWQGPTYATPGVSDKVFTTDLVNRIKNNYCVDEARVYGTGHSNGAGFLGTLACSPEHGGQFAAFAPISGAFYTDVSGDDHCHPSRSPIPILEVHGTADPTISYNGGTGRGGPLPSIPDWLSRWARRNQCTTSDTKDIADGVHDTKWTCANIPGLLEHIKIDGHNHSWPGPNNSPVDVSPLVIKFLSNNYKP, encoded by the exons ATGACTTTTGCGGTCGCTCTCGGCCTACGGGCACTTGCCCTgttcctcggcctcgtcggggtCATCGAAGGCGCCACCGTTCAACGTCGTGCCTCCCCAGGATGCCCGAAGCCGCACAATTTCGTCGGACAGACAAGGGAGTTCAGCTTTGACAGCAGTGGTGGCACGCGAACGTACCGCATTCATCTCCCCTCCAGCTACAAGGTCGGCTCGCCGATGCCTCTTCTGATTGCCTACCATGGGTCCGGGAACAATCCGACAAAGTTTGAGCGGGAGACTCGTTTCTCCGACGAGAGCATCAATCCTGGCATGATCACCGTTTATCCCGCTGGAGTAAAC AAAAACTGGCAAGGCCCAACCTACGCAACGCCGGGAGTGAGCGACAAGGTCTTCACCACGGATCTCGTCAACCGCATCAAGAATAACTACTGCGTTGACGAAGCGCGTGTTTATGGGACTGGCCATTCTAA CGGAGCCGGGTTCCTCGGTACGCTCGCCTGTTCGCCCGAGCACGGTGGGCAGTTTGCGGCCTTTGCCCCCATCTCCGGCGCCTTCTACACGGATGTCTCCGGGGACGATCACTGTCACCCTTCCCGCTCGCCCATTCCGATTCTCGAGGTCCACGGCACCGCAGATCCGACCATTTCGTACAATGGCGGGACAGGCCGTGGCGGGCCATTGCCATCGATACCAGACTGGCTCTCCCGGTGGGCTCGACGGAATCAGTGCACCACATCGGACACTAAGGATATTGCCGATGGCGTACATGACACAAAGTGGACATGCGCCAATATCCCTGGCCTTCTTGAACATATCAAAATCGACGGCCACAACCACTCTTGGCCTGGACCAAACAACTCGCCGGTTGACGTCTCGCCATTGGTTATCAAGTTTCTTTCAAACAACTATAAGCCTTAG
- a CDS encoding uncharacterized protein (EggNog:ENOG503NYGP~COG:Q) has protein sequence MLAANYTAVLMSASATARMMFKYKCRGSICLIASMSGTIANRGLISPVYNSSKAAAIQLARNLAMECSPVKEDGTGGIRANSLSPGHIMTPMVFENLSKCPASRRSGVGKI, from the coding sequence ATGCTTGCGGCCAACTACACGGCCGTCCTCATGTCTgcatcggcgacggcacgcaTGATGTTCAAATATAAATGCCGCGGGAGCATCTGCCTAATTGCTAGCATGTCGGGCACTATAGCCAACAGAGGCTTGATTTCACCCGTCTATAACTCCTCAAAGGCCGCTGCCATCCAGCTAGCCAGAAACCTCGCGATGGAGTGCAGCCCCGTTAAGGAGGACGGTACAGGTGGCATTCGGGCCAACTCCCTTAGCCCCGGGCACATCATGACACCGATGGTTTTTGAAAATTTGAGCAAGTGCCCGGCTTCAAGGAGAAGTGGTGTAGGGAAAATATGA
- a CDS encoding uncharacterized protein (COG:O~EggNog:ENOG503NZAM~SECRETED:SignalP(1-18~SECRETED:cutsite=IEA-AV~SECRETED:prob=0.7978)~MEROPS:MER0011122): MFLPFALLPLLAPAAIEAAVGKTPPCAVQAPKQEFLDTLHEFRVQEANATAMALVERAQAQVNTYVHIIAEDRTSQGGYVDQATIDAQIKMLNSNFASTGFSFVLRDVDYTIDPYYARLRSYDDEWNLKKRLRKGEYKDLNLYYFVNMFTRNTGWCWYPTQVNNGDNNFIRDGCVMHVGTMPGGSYSPWNQGKLTSHEVGHWMGLLHTFEGGCGGGDYVDDTPAESSAAYGCPTGRDTCTQPGQDPIHNFMDYSDNSCQSEFTTGQINRMWSWWDYYRA; encoded by the exons ATGTTCCTGCCGTTTGCTCTCCTGCCCCTCCTGGCACCGGCTGCCATTGAGGCTGCCGTTGGCAAAACTCCGCCATGCGCCGTCCAGGCCCCCAAGCAGGAGTTTCTAGACACTCTGCACGAGTTCCGCGTTCAAGAGGCAAACGCCACTGCCATGGCTCTGGTTGAGCGCGCCCAGGCGCAAGTCAACACTTATGTCCATATCATTGCTGAAGACAGAACCTCTCAAGGGGGCTACGTGGAC CAAGCCACTATTGACGCACAAATCAAAATGCTCAACTCCAACTTTGCATCGACCGGGTTTTCGTTCGTCCTTCGTGACGTCGACTACACCATCGACCCCTACTATGCCCGTCTCAGGAGCTACGATGACGAATGGAACCTCAAGAAACGCCTTCGCAAGGGAGAATACAAGGATCTCAACCTGTACTACTTTGTGAACATGTTCACGCGCAACACTGGATGGTGCTGGTATCCCACACAAGTCAACAACGGCGACAACAACTTCATTCGGGATGGCTGCGTCATGCATGTCGGAACCATGCCTGGAGGCTCCTACTCACCGTGGAACCAGGGCAAACTCACTTCTCACGAGGTCGGCCATTGGATGGGACTGCTTCATACCTTCGAGGGAggttgtggcggcggcgactatGTCGACGATACTCCCGCAGAGTCCTCTGCCGCATACGGATGCCCTACTGGTCGCGACACTTGCACCCAGCCGGGACAGGACCCGATCCATAACTTCATGGATTATAGTGACAA CTCATGCCAAAGCGAATTCACCACCGGCCAGATCAACCGCATGTGGAGTTGGTGGGACTATTACCGCGCATAG
- a CDS encoding uncharacterized protein (COG:S~EggNog:ENOG503P18C), whose product MISPRIYESLPQEERRLWHSHVYEVKSGMLVMPTAIVPQAAWDMAEKREMEQVVTLYGKVYHLWQTDKGYRVPLGDPKLMTSFIADGQLDFKLVAERDQKFGTDYEHKKRSRADIEFPTIHPDADRAWS is encoded by the exons ATGATTTCACCACGCATATACGAGTCGCTGCCTCAGGAAGAGCGGCGGCTATGGCACTCGCACGTCTACGAGGTAAAGTCTGGAATGCTCGTTATGCCCACCGCGATTGTACCGCAGGCCGCCTGGGATATGGCAGAGAAGCGCGAAATGGAGCAGGTTGTGACGCTCTACGGCAAGGTCTATCATTTGTGGCAAACTGACAAAGGCTACAGAGTTCCACTTGGTGATCCCAAGCTCATGACGAGCTTCATTGCCGATGGGCAACTCGACTTTAAACTGGTCGCAGAGCGAGACCAAAAATTTGGGACGGACTACGAGCACAAGAAGCGGTCGAGAGCTGATATTGAGTTCCCGACGATCCACCCAG ATGCGGACAGGGCCTGGTCGTGA